One Rossellomorea aquimaris DNA window includes the following coding sequences:
- a CDS encoding aldo/keto reductase, with protein sequence MLKNLLSTKTLHNGIEIPYVGLGVYQMKDPSETVQAVRTAIESGYRSIDTAAIYDNEESVGQGVKEGGVAREELFITSKVWNGDQGYDTTLKAFETSLKKLDMDYLDLYLIHWPVEGKYNDTWKAIERLYSEGLVKSIGVSNFHQHHLEDLMKNSNEKPVLNQIELHPRLNQEKIKEFCASQNIAVEAWSPIAQGRVLDEPTLNHIAEKHEKSAAQVILRWHLQNDVIIIPKSVHESRIKENADLFNFELSLEEMNQINGLNLDERFGPDPDNFDF encoded by the coding sequence ATGTTAAAAAACTTACTGAGCACGAAGACACTACATAACGGAATCGAAATTCCTTATGTCGGTTTAGGAGTTTACCAAATGAAAGATCCGTCTGAAACGGTACAGGCTGTTCGAACAGCGATTGAGTCAGGGTACCGTTCCATCGATACAGCGGCGATCTACGACAACGAAGAAAGCGTAGGTCAAGGTGTGAAAGAAGGTGGAGTAGCGAGAGAGGAACTGTTCATTACATCGAAAGTATGGAATGGTGATCAAGGCTACGATACGACATTGAAAGCATTCGAAACCAGCCTGAAAAAGCTTGATATGGACTACCTGGATCTTTATTTAATTCATTGGCCGGTAGAAGGAAAGTATAATGATACATGGAAGGCAATCGAAAGACTCTATAGCGAAGGGTTAGTGAAATCAATCGGTGTAAGTAACTTCCATCAGCATCACCTTGAAGATTTGATGAAGAACAGCAATGAAAAGCCTGTATTAAATCAAATCGAATTACACCCCCGTCTGAATCAGGAAAAAATAAAAGAATTCTGTGCATCACAAAATATTGCTGTGGAAGCATGGTCACCAATTGCTCAAGGACGTGTACTGGATGAACCAACACTGAATCACATTGCTGAAAAGCATGAGAAATCCGCTGCTCAAGTGATTTTGCGCTGGCACCTTCAGAATGATGTCATCATCATTCCTAAATCTGTGCATGAGAGCCGCATAAAAGAAAACGCAGATCTGTTCAACTTCGAACTATCACTGGAAGAAATGAATCAAATCAACGGATTGAATCTCGACGAGCGCTTCGGGCCAGATCCGGACAACTTCGATTTCTGA
- a CDS encoding HAMP domain-containing sensor histidine kinase yields MIHGWYTRLATLVSLSIAIILCMLSPIYHNPYCVHDLRMIPFVLGIMYGGPYTGLALLVVLLLSRTMVYSWSLVAFVIYVVIYLLTVIGMKWFDFDRLTSRKKIIFSVILFTIHSIVAALIANAMTVFVIDESYLINFILLPSVGMLILTYICETLLKQIQIKQALVKIEKMEVLAQLAASISHEVKNPLTVIKGFLRLLHQENLPVGKKEQYLAIASSELNRAEDIINDYLTFAKPDPDQVENISISGQLNKLVDMVEPLSNQQSVDVHKSIMDATIVGNTRSFQQAFLNIIKNAIESMPKGGTLTILSKVQKGNVSITITDTGVGMTSEQHARLGEPYFSTKEKGTGLGLMVSYRIIEAMRGVITVESRVGKGTSFQIVFPVDRMKDPSSL; encoded by the coding sequence ATGATACATGGTTGGTATACAAGGTTAGCAACCCTTGTTTCTTTGAGTATTGCCATTATCCTGTGCATGCTTTCCCCGATTTATCATAATCCATACTGTGTACATGATTTAAGGATGATTCCTTTCGTACTCGGAATCATGTATGGAGGACCATATACAGGGCTCGCACTTTTAGTTGTCTTATTGTTATCCCGGACAATGGTGTATAGTTGGAGTTTAGTAGCATTTGTTATTTATGTGGTGATCTACCTCTTGACGGTTATCGGGATGAAGTGGTTCGATTTTGACCGGTTAACGAGCCGCAAGAAAATCATATTCTCAGTGATTCTCTTTACCATTCATTCCATAGTAGCGGCCCTTATTGCTAATGCCATGACCGTGTTTGTGATTGATGAAAGCTATCTCATTAATTTCATCTTACTCCCTTCAGTGGGAATGCTTATCTTGACATACATATGTGAAACATTGCTTAAACAGATTCAAATCAAACAAGCACTCGTGAAGATAGAGAAAATGGAAGTACTCGCACAACTCGCAGCCAGCATTTCACACGAAGTGAAGAATCCGTTAACTGTTATTAAAGGATTTCTAAGATTACTCCATCAAGAAAATCTTCCAGTCGGAAAGAAAGAGCAATATTTAGCCATCGCATCATCAGAACTGAACCGGGCAGAAGATATTATCAATGACTATCTGACGTTTGCAAAGCCGGACCCTGATCAAGTAGAGAACATCTCAATTTCGGGACAACTCAATAAGCTCGTTGATATGGTAGAGCCCCTGAGCAACCAGCAATCGGTGGACGTACATAAAAGCATCATGGACGCCACTATCGTCGGTAATACACGGAGCTTTCAGCAAGCATTTCTCAACATCATCAAAAATGCGATCGAATCCATGCCAAAAGGAGGTACCCTTACGATACTTTCGAAGGTTCAAAAGGGAAACGTCAGCATCACAATCACTGACACTGGAGTAGGGATGACCTCTGAGCAACACGCCAGACTGGGAGAACCTTATTTTTCTACGAAAGAAAAAGGGACCGGTCTTGGGCTTATGGTTTCCTATCGCATCATTGAAGCGATGAGAGGCGTCATTACAGTTGAAAGTAGAGTTGGAAAGGGGACAAGTTTTCAGATTGTGTTTCCTGTGGATCGTATGAAAGACCCTTCATCTTTATAG
- a CDS encoding RluA family pseudouridine synthase, with amino-acid sequence MKTQKKGELFELVIPDKWKNVTIETILRNHWQAPKKLIHSMRMAGDIKVNGESISWTHPLSSGDTLQLHLFKEVEYDVPPAYGEIDVLFEDDHLIVVNKPAGIDTHPNHPNETDTLANLVSFHYQARGESCRVQHIHRLDHDTSGAIIFAKHPLSKAILDRLLTERQIKRTYHALVHGRLKQKKGTVSEPIGRDRHHNTRRRVSPSGQDAVTHYKVLEYKSPYTLVEVQLDTGRTHQIRVHMSHIGHPLVGDILYGGKPIFNRQALHAAQISFPHPLTGEWIECEADCADDIGL; translated from the coding sequence ATGAAAACACAGAAAAAAGGAGAACTATTTGAACTAGTCATTCCAGATAAATGGAAAAATGTAACGATTGAAACAATTCTTAGAAATCACTGGCAAGCACCCAAAAAATTAATTCATTCCATGAGGATGGCGGGTGATATTAAAGTGAACGGGGAATCGATTTCATGGACCCATCCCCTTTCTTCGGGAGATACGCTTCAGCTTCATTTATTTAAAGAAGTAGAATACGATGTCCCCCCGGCCTACGGAGAGATCGATGTGTTATTTGAAGATGACCATCTGATTGTCGTCAACAAACCTGCTGGAATAGATACTCACCCAAACCATCCCAATGAGACCGATACCCTAGCAAATCTGGTGTCCTTTCACTATCAAGCCCGGGGAGAGAGCTGCCGCGTCCAGCACATTCATCGCTTGGATCATGATACATCGGGAGCGATCATCTTCGCCAAGCACCCGTTAAGTAAAGCAATTCTTGACCGCCTTCTCACTGAGAGACAAATCAAGCGTACATACCACGCTCTCGTCCATGGTCGATTGAAGCAGAAAAAAGGCACCGTCTCTGAACCGATTGGCAGGGACCGCCATCACAATACTAGAAGAAGAGTTTCACCTTCTGGTCAGGATGCAGTCACCCACTACAAGGTGCTGGAGTATAAAAGTCCTTATACATTAGTAGAGGTCCAGCTTGATACGGGACGCACCCACCAGATTCGCGTCCATATGAGTCACATCGGTCATCCTTTAGTTGGAGACATATTATATGGAGGAAAGCCGATATTTAATAGGCAAGCGTTGCATGCAGCACAGATTTCATTTCCTCATCCCCTGACCGGCGAATGGATTGAGTGTGAGGCTGATTGTGCCGATGATATTGGGCTATGA
- a CDS encoding DoxX family protein, translating into MTALAAFGLLVIRLVVGLTFAAHGAQKLFGWFGGHGLQGTGGFFESIGIKPGKTMALLAGLSEVAGGLLFAVGFLTPLAALLIIGTMVVAIMKVHGPNGYWVTQNGTEYNVMLIVVALGVALIGAGSFSIDALLF; encoded by the coding sequence ATGACAGCATTAGCTGCTTTCGGTTTATTGGTCATTCGTTTAGTAGTGGGGTTAACATTCGCTGCTCACGGAGCACAGAAATTATTTGGCTGGTTTGGTGGACACGGACTACAAGGAACAGGTGGTTTCTTTGAGTCCATTGGAATCAAGCCGGGTAAAACGATGGCATTACTTGCAGGACTTTCTGAAGTTGCAGGGGGATTACTATTCGCAGTAGGTTTCCTGACGCCATTAGCAGCGTTACTTATCATTGGAACGATGGTTGTAGCGATCATGAAAGTTCACGGACCAAATGGTTATTGGGTCACACAAAATGGTACAGAATATAATGTGATGCTCATTGTTGTTGCTCTTGGAGTAGCACTGATAGGGGCAGGATCATTTTCCATAGACGCACTTTTATTTTAG
- the wrbA gene encoding NAD(P)H:quinone oxidoreductase — translation MSNVKLAIMYYSSTGTNYQMAKWAEEAAKEAGAEVKVLRFEETAPEGAIASNPAWEKHYNETKDIVPVATLDDLEWADAYLFNVPTRFGNVPSQVKAFLDTTGGLWFNGKLANKVVSATSSASNSHGGQEQTVLALYTTMMHWGAIIAAPGYTDQSSFTTGGNPYGTSVTVDQEGNMIESVEPAVKHQARRTIQIAEAVKNGLK, via the coding sequence ATGTCTAACGTAAAATTAGCAATCATGTACTACAGTTCAACGGGAACAAATTATCAAATGGCAAAATGGGCAGAAGAGGCTGCGAAAGAAGCAGGCGCTGAAGTGAAGGTACTGCGTTTTGAAGAAACGGCCCCTGAAGGAGCGATCGCTTCAAACCCGGCATGGGAAAAGCACTATAATGAAACTAAAGATATCGTACCTGTTGCGACACTTGACGATCTTGAATGGGCAGACGCCTACCTTTTCAACGTTCCAACACGATTCGGAAACGTTCCTTCACAAGTCAAAGCCTTCCTGGATACTACTGGAGGTCTTTGGTTCAACGGAAAACTTGCAAATAAAGTAGTAAGTGCCACTTCTTCTGCAAGCAACTCACACGGTGGCCAGGAGCAGACGGTACTGGCTCTATACACAACCATGATGCACTGGGGTGCAATCATCGCAGCTCCTGGATATACAGACCAATCAAGCTTTACTACAGGAGGAAATCCTTACGGAACGAGTGTAACGGTCGATCAAGAGGGCAATATGATTGAATCCGTAGAGCCTGCAGTGAAACACCAAGCTCGCCGTACGATCCAAATCGCTGAAGCGGTGAAAAACGGATTGAAATAA
- the helD gene encoding RNA polymerase recycling motor HelD, protein MTKESTIHPDFSTESERLEFTKRYIDVVISTSQTSKEKYKENMEKAFGDIDWGESSAAYIDILTNSSFFEMSKEELESLTKAKTKPYFARIDFQHEGSDKVEKHYIGKTSLYQRENQEQIIVDWRSPIANLYYEGRIGDVSYEAEDETYVGDLSLKRQYMIEDGLLEEIRDIDLTTTDELLQDSLAKSSSNRLTEIISTIQEEQNRIIRADLNKPIIVQGAAGSGKTTIALHRISYFIYNYKQHFDPKQLMILAPSNLFIDYISEALPELGVERVRQTTFTDYVMTCLEKKLKLVEDNKLIHLIETHGEEVETASWISGFKGSKAFRRILDYYIEEIEQRFYTSKDFYVDKFKLYTAKKFTHLFKDEYTYMPIYRRMEKLKALLQNYVRTNKKQMVEKVEKFFDERIETALFQRTQAANRKDYVSKALDKKSERVEEIKKAIRTSVTAYMKQFEKKNLDQYFLELFSDPKRLASYSKGELSMQQAEKLSQYTLKYAKKKQYEVEDLAILLYLQTHLFGIDKFYKAKNIVIDEAQDYSYMQLYSLKRALETDMFTLVGDLAQGIHSYRGLQSWEPVYRDVFPRATYTELQKSYRTTIEIMEEANKLLNLLPYDFPKVNPVVRHGVSPSFDEYVGLEELAAVIEEKVNTGREEGLQTFAVIGKSMKDCVKISETLQDRQPGKVKLLEEQESIPKDQIVVVPSYLSKGLEFDVVIIAAVDESFNAENELDIKLQYVAMTRPLHKLAFIGKRREQFIGR, encoded by the coding sequence ATGACGAAGGAATCAACTATTCATCCCGATTTTTCAACTGAATCAGAACGCTTGGAGTTTACGAAGCGCTACATTGATGTAGTCATCAGCACATCCCAGACGAGTAAGGAAAAGTATAAAGAAAACATGGAAAAAGCTTTTGGTGATATTGATTGGGGCGAGTCGAGTGCTGCGTACATCGATATCTTGACGAACTCAAGCTTCTTTGAGATGTCCAAAGAAGAACTTGAGTCCCTAACGAAAGCGAAAACGAAACCGTATTTTGCCAGGATTGATTTTCAACATGAGGGCTCGGACAAGGTGGAGAAGCACTATATTGGGAAGACCTCCCTCTATCAGAGGGAGAATCAAGAACAAATCATCGTGGACTGGCGGTCTCCCATCGCAAACCTGTATTACGAAGGAAGAATCGGCGATGTTTCGTATGAAGCGGAAGACGAGACATATGTAGGAGATCTTTCATTAAAGCGTCAGTACATGATTGAGGATGGTTTGTTAGAAGAAATCAGGGATATAGATTTAACGACCACTGATGAACTGCTTCAGGATTCATTAGCCAAGAGCTCCAGCAATCGTTTAACTGAGATCATTTCCACCATTCAAGAAGAACAAAACCGGATCATCCGTGCCGATTTAAACAAGCCCATCATTGTTCAAGGAGCGGCAGGAAGCGGAAAGACAACCATTGCCCTTCACCGGATTTCATACTTTATTTACAACTACAAACAGCATTTTGATCCGAAACAACTGATGATCCTTGCACCAAGTAATTTGTTTATCGACTACATTTCAGAAGCCCTGCCGGAACTTGGTGTTGAACGGGTAAGGCAAACGACGTTCACGGATTATGTCATGACCTGCCTGGAGAAAAAGCTGAAATTAGTAGAAGATAACAAGCTCATTCATCTAATTGAAACCCACGGGGAAGAAGTAGAGACTGCCTCCTGGATATCAGGGTTTAAAGGCTCCAAAGCATTCAGGAGAATTCTTGATTATTATATAGAAGAAATTGAACAGCGCTTTTATACATCAAAGGACTTCTATGTCGATAAATTCAAGCTCTACACGGCAAAAAAATTCACTCATCTTTTTAAAGATGAATATACGTATATGCCAATCTATCGCCGAATGGAAAAGCTCAAAGCTCTCTTACAGAATTATGTTCGGACGAATAAGAAGCAGATGGTGGAGAAGGTAGAGAAGTTTTTCGATGAACGGATCGAAACAGCGCTTTTTCAAAGGACACAGGCAGCAAACCGGAAGGACTATGTGTCAAAAGCATTGGACAAGAAAAGTGAGCGGGTTGAAGAAATTAAGAAGGCGATCCGAACAAGCGTTACTGCCTACATGAAGCAGTTTGAAAAGAAAAACCTGGATCAATACTTCCTAGAATTGTTCTCAGATCCGAAACGGCTGGCTTCTTATTCGAAAGGTGAGCTAAGCATGCAGCAGGCAGAAAAGCTTAGTCAATATACGTTGAAATACGCTAAGAAGAAACAGTATGAGGTAGAAGATTTAGCCATCCTACTTTACTTGCAAACTCACTTGTTTGGAATCGATAAATTTTATAAGGCAAAAAATATCGTGATTGATGAAGCACAGGATTATAGTTATATGCAGCTTTATTCCCTGAAGAGGGCACTTGAAACCGACATGTTTACATTGGTGGGGGATCTCGCCCAGGGGATTCACTCCTATCGGGGACTTCAGTCATGGGAACCGGTGTATAGAGATGTTTTTCCGAGGGCCACCTATACCGAGCTGCAAAAAAGCTATCGAACCACAATTGAAATCATGGAGGAAGCGAATAAACTGCTGAATCTCTTACCGTATGATTTTCCTAAAGTGAATCCAGTGGTGAGACACGGAGTTTCTCCCAGCTTCGATGAGTATGTGGGATTGGAAGAATTGGCTGCCGTAATCGAGGAGAAGGTGAATACTGGACGGGAAGAAGGACTCCAAACCTTCGCCGTGATCGGAAAAAGCATGAAGGATTGTGTGAAAATCAGCGAAACCCTTCAAGACCGGCAGCCCGGGAAAGTAAAGTTATTAGAAGAACAGGAATCAATCCCGAAAGATCAAATCGTCGTCGTCCCATCTTATCTGTCAAAAGGACTCGAATTCGATGTCGTCATCATCGCAGCGGTGGATGAATCATTCAACGCAGAAAATGAACTCGACATCAAGCTCCAATACGTGGCCATGACACGCCCCCTTCATAAGCTCGCGTTTATCGGAAAGAGAAGAGAGCAATTTATCGGTCGGTAG
- a CDS encoding alpha-L-glutamate ligase has product MKKIHIIHENSDWTNHLTTRLNELQLPYEEWFLDQGLIDLSSEPPEGVFYNRISASSHTRNHRFAPELTESVLSWLERYERKVLNGSRALRLEVSKVNQYMALNAVGIKTPKTIAAVGKEQIIEAAQKLNKPSFITKHNRAGKGLGVQLFHSVDALKNYVYSDAFEEPLDGTTLIQEYIEAPDASITRCEFIGGKFIYAVRVDTSKGFELCPADVCQVDDLFCPVGEQEEKPKFQIRENFSHGILSFYEAFLKENRIDVAGIEFIQDKEGTIYTYDVNTNTNYNKDAEAKYGQYGMLELAKYLGEQLKTV; this is encoded by the coding sequence GTGAAAAAAATTCATATTATTCATGAAAATAGTGATTGGACCAATCATTTAACGACTCGTCTCAACGAGCTCCAATTGCCTTATGAGGAATGGTTCCTCGATCAAGGACTTATCGACTTATCCTCAGAACCTCCAGAAGGTGTATTCTATAATCGGATCAGTGCATCTTCCCATACCAGAAACCACCGTTTTGCACCTGAGTTAACGGAAAGCGTTCTTTCATGGTTGGAGAGATATGAAAGAAAGGTACTGAATGGGAGCCGCGCCCTCCGGTTGGAAGTAAGTAAAGTGAATCAGTATATGGCCTTGAACGCTGTCGGCATCAAGACACCTAAAACCATTGCAGCCGTTGGAAAAGAGCAGATCATAGAAGCCGCACAAAAGCTCAACAAGCCATCCTTCATCACCAAGCATAACCGTGCAGGGAAAGGATTGGGTGTTCAGTTGTTTCATTCAGTGGACGCACTGAAAAACTATGTGTACAGTGATGCATTTGAAGAACCGCTAGATGGCACGACGCTAATCCAGGAATACATTGAAGCACCGGACGCGTCGATCACACGCTGTGAATTCATTGGCGGCAAATTCATTTATGCTGTGAGAGTGGATACGTCAAAAGGATTTGAATTATGTCCCGCCGATGTCTGCCAGGTGGATGACTTATTCTGTCCAGTGGGAGAGCAAGAGGAGAAACCTAAATTCCAAATCAGGGAAAACTTTTCCCATGGCATCCTTTCGTTTTACGAAGCATTTTTAAAAGAAAACCGGATTGATGTAGCCGGGATCGAATTCATTCAAGACAAAGAAGGCACCATCTACACGTATGATGTGAACACCAATACAAACTACAACAAGGATGCCGAGGCGAAGTACGGACAATACGGTATGCTTGAGTTGGCAAAATATCTTGGTGAGCAATTGAAAACTGTGTAA